One window from the genome of Brachyspira sp. SAP_772 encodes:
- a CDS encoding YcxB family protein translates to MKREYRYTIEHNDFIDFQLHYLKTNPELQSSLKKNLIIIILLYVAVLIGMFVYFKSSLFMLLIVALLITLVSILQIISYKKRVQKNIVKKVLSYIKTGKLDDVFGEKILTVYDEKIVFNETKGIKNFNKSDIKKIEQSKLCVFIYIDDMSAIIVPKKVLSKEDIDFLISYKKI, encoded by the coding sequence ATGAAAAGAGAATATAGATATACTATTGAGCATAATGATTTTATTGACTTTCAGCTTCATTATTTGAAAACCAATCCTGAGCTTCAAAGTTCATTAAAGAAAAATCTTATCATTATTATATTGCTATATGTAGCAGTTCTTATAGGAATGTTTGTATATTTTAAGAGTAGTTTATTTATGCTTTTGATAGTTGCTTTGTTAATAACTCTTGTATCTATTTTGCAGATAATTAGCTATAAAAAAAGAGTTCAAAAAAATATTGTAAAAAAAGTTTTGTCTTATATAAAAACAGGAAAGCTTGATGATGTTTTTGGTGAGAAAATTTTAACTGTTTATGATGAAAAGATTGTTTTTAATGAAACTAAAGGAATAAAAAACTTTAACAAATCTGATATTAAAAAAATAGAGCAGAGCAAATTATGTGTTTTTATATATATTGACGATATGTCTGCTATAATAGTTCCTAAAAAAGTCCTAAGCAAAGAGGACATTGATTTTCTTATTTCCTACAAAAAAATATAA
- a CDS encoding VIT1/CCC1 transporter family protein → MKPISKETLKFLLELQQNEITEHAIYFNLAKFVKKEDDKQILINIGKEEFAHAKILEKYTNKKLRPQKFKVFKFFILSFIFGYTFVIKIMESGEKSAEYIYSKIVDEIPDAKTIAFEEYEHENKLISILDEDRLKYVGSMVLGLSDALVEISGTLAGLTFALQDNRLVALSGIITGISATLSMASSEYLSAKADGSKNAFKSCAYTGIMYLITVSLLIMPYLVFTLSIYALIAMLIIVITIIFCFTFYIAVAKSISFRERFFEMAGVSLTVAAISFFVGMLVKQFLGIDI, encoded by the coding sequence ATGAAGCCAATATCAAAAGAAACTCTTAAGTTTTTATTGGAATTACAGCAAAATGAGATTACAGAACATGCAATATATTTTAATCTTGCAAAGTTTGTAAAAAAAGAAGATGATAAGCAAATACTTATAAATATTGGAAAAGAAGAATTTGCTCATGCTAAAATATTAGAAAAATATACTAATAAAAAATTAAGACCGCAGAAGTTTAAAGTTTTTAAGTTTTTTATTTTAAGTTTTATATTTGGCTATACATTTGTTATTAAGATAATGGAATCTGGAGAGAAGAGTGCCGAGTATATATATTCTAAGATAGTTGATGAGATACCTGATGCTAAGACTATTGCTTTTGAAGAATATGAACATGAGAATAAACTTATATCTATTTTAGATGAAGATAGGCTTAAATATGTTGGCTCTATGGTTTTGGGTTTGAGTGATGCTTTAGTTGAAATTAGCGGAACTTTGGCAGGGCTTACTTTTGCTTTGCAGGATAATAGGCTTGTTGCTTTGTCTGGAATAATTACTGGAATATCTGCTACGCTTTCTATGGCTTCTTCTGAATATTTGTCTGCTAAGGCTGATGGAAGTAAAAATGCTTTTAAGTCTTGTGCTTATACTGGAATAATGTATTTAATTACTGTGAGTCTTTTGATAATGCCTTATTTAGTTTTTACTCTTTCTATTTATGCACTTATTGCTATGCTTATCATTGTTATAACTATAATATTTTGTTTTACTTTTTATATTGCTGTGGCTAAGAGCATTTCTTTTAGAGAGAGATTTTTTGAGATGGCTGGTGTTAGTTTAACAGTTGCTGCTATAAGTTTCTTTGTGGGAATGCTAGTAAAACAATTCTTGGGTATTGATATTTAA
- a CDS encoding M20 family metallopeptidase — protein sequence MDNKKLNDMIINMRRELHRIPEVGTDLPQTKKYVLDKLKSLGLEVKECSLDSGMVCDIGNVKSGNIVAIRADMDALPIVEETGVEYASKNGNMHACGHDAHTACLLGAAYYLSENKDRLKNGAVRLVFQAAEEIAKGAKNLLKDGLLDGVSAIVGTHIGTIVTDIPNGEFVLQGGPLMASNDKFVIKVIGKGSHGAYPHLGSDPILIASQIVQAIYNIKSREIIATDPTVISICIINGGSQYNIIPSEVTLEGNFRTFSEENVKFIRKRIKEISESIAIANRAKAEVIMEWGCSPVINDNKIAEELSEVCNKLGFKKSAYFTSSMAGEDFAEYLHKIPGTFIFFSTMTEKNTPHHNSKFEIDESKLYQPSILMSEWAIKHLENK from the coding sequence ATGGATAATAAAAAATTAAATGATATGATTATAAACATGAGAAGAGAATTACACAGAATACCAGAAGTTGGTACAGATTTGCCTCAAACAAAAAAATATGTTCTTGATAAATTAAAATCATTAGGGCTTGAAGTAAAAGAATGTTCTTTAGATTCTGGAATGGTATGCGATATAGGAAATGTGAAGAGCGGGAACATAGTTGCTATTAGGGCGGATATGGACGCTTTACCTATAGTTGAAGAGACAGGTGTTGAATATGCTTCAAAGAATGGTAATATGCATGCTTGCGGACATGATGCCCATACTGCTTGTTTATTAGGTGCTGCTTATTATTTATCAGAGAATAAAGATAGATTAAAAAATGGTGCTGTAAGATTAGTTTTTCAAGCTGCTGAAGAGATAGCAAAAGGAGCTAAAAATTTATTAAAAGATGGTTTATTAGATGGCGTTAGTGCTATAGTAGGAACACATATTGGTACTATAGTTACAGATATACCTAATGGAGAGTTTGTTCTTCAAGGAGGCCCATTAATGGCATCCAATGATAAATTTGTTATTAAGGTTATAGGGAAAGGTTCTCATGGAGCTTACCCTCATTTAGGATCTGACCCCATATTAATTGCAAGCCAAATAGTGCAAGCTATATACAATATAAAAAGCAGAGAAATAATAGCTACAGACCCTACAGTAATATCAATATGTATAATTAATGGAGGAAGTCAATATAATATCATACCATCAGAAGTTACTTTAGAGGGAAATTTCAGAACATTTAGTGAGGAAAACGTAAAATTTATAAGAAAAAGAATAAAAGAAATATCAGAGTCTATTGCTATAGCTAATAGAGCAAAAGCAGAAGTAATTATGGAATGGGGCTGTTCTCCTGTTATTAATGACAACAAAATAGCGGAGGAATTATCAGAAGTATGTAATAAATTAGGATTTAAAAAGTCAGCTTATTTTACCTCTTCTATGGCTGGAGAAGATTTTGCTGAATATTTACATAAAATACCCGGAACATTTATTTTCTTTTCTACTATGACAGAAAAAAATACTCCGCATCATAATAGCAAATTTGAAATAGATGAATCAAAATTATATCAGCCTAGCATACTAATGAGCGAATGGGCTATAAAACATTTAGAAAATAAATAA